From the genome of Lotus japonicus ecotype B-129 chromosome 6, LjGifu_v1.2, one region includes:
- the LOC130725061 gene encoding uncharacterized protein LOC130725061 gives MEVYVDDMIVKSAKSGDHDDDLKEAFAQLRKYRMKLNPEKCSFGIQGVKFLGFMITSRGIEVNPDKGRAILEMKSPTNVKEVQRLTGRMAALARFLPMAGDKATPFFTCLKKNSKFQWTEACEQAFTKLKESLATLPVLSKPTPVVPLTLYLAVTDRAVSTVLLQEEGKKQKVKGEYQVKDPQLSKYLEVVHRLMMEIEKIRIEHVPRSQNERADVLAKLASTGRLGNYQTVIQETLPRPSIDLVEVKLKEVKSVIEGEPSWMESIKTFLKNPPKDDDLNTKEKRREASFYTLVDGELYRRGIMSPVLKCVDTRDALGIMTEVHEGVCSSHIGGRSLAVKKRKQWRLLQPPKSGTFYGDE, from the exons ATGGAagtatatgtggatgatatgattgttaaGTCCGCCAAGTCCGGTGACCACGACGATGATCTCAAGGAAGCATTTGCTCAACTAAGAAAATATCGAATGAAGTTAAATCCCGAGAAATGTTCATTTGGGATTCAAGGGGtaaagtttttgggattcatgataaCATCAAGGGGGATTGAAGTGAACCCAGATAAAGGcagggcgatcttggaaatgaaaagcccaacaaatgTCAAGGAAGTACAACGATTAACAGGACGCATGGCTGCCTtagcacgtttcttgccaatggcgggcgACAAAGCAACTCCGTTCTTCacttgtttgaaaaagaactcgAAGTTTCAATGGACCGAGGCATGTGAACAAGCTTTTACTaaattgaaagaatcattagCAACGTTACCGGTACTATCCAAGCCCACACCAGTCGTTCCTTTGACGCTCTACTTGGCAGTCACGGATAGGGCGGTCAGTACGGTGTTGCTTCAGGAAGAAGGGAAAAAGCAGaag GTAAAAGGCGAGTATCAAGTGAAGGATCCACAACTTTCTAAATACCTGGAAGTGGTACATAGATTAATGATGGAGATAGAGAAGATCAGGATAGAACATGTTCCAAGAAGTCAAAATGAAAGGGCTGACGTGCTAGCAAAATTGGCCAGTACGGGGCGATTGGGCAATTATCAAACAGTCATCCAGGAAACCCTTCCTCGCCCCAGTATTGACTTGGTGGAAGTTAAGTTAAAAGAAGTGAAGTCAGTgattgaaggcgagccttcgtggatggagtcaatcaagaCTTTCCTAAAAAATCCTCCAAAGGATGATGATCTGAACACAAAGGAAAAGCGTAGGGAGGCTAGTTTTTACACGCTGGTAGACGGTGAGCTATATCGccggggaattatgtctcctGTGCTCAAATGTGTTGACACAAGAGATGCCCTGGGAATCATGACGGAGGTTCACGAAGGAGTATGCTCTAGTCACATAGGTGGGCGATCATTGGCAGTAAAG aagcggaagcagtggcgactatTACAGCCGCCAAAGTCAGGAACTTTCTATGGCGACGAATAG